The Vibrio bathopelagicus genomic sequence GAGAAGCGTTCTTCAACGTAAGCCATACGACCTGGATCAACATCAATGCAGTCTAGGTATGTTCTTAATTCGTTGTTGGTCTCTTCAATCTGAATAATGGCTTCAGAGAGTAAGTTCGGTAATTCCGCTAATCTTTCATCAAGCTCAGCTAACTGAATTAAGGAGTTATTGGCCGATTGCAGAATACCAAGCGCATTAACTTCTTCGCCTTCATAAATAAGCTCGATAGCTTGTTGGCAGGTTGAGGCCAGTTCTCCGCTATTGGAGAGGCGCTTATGCTCTTGTTCGAGGTCTTCATATTCTTCCTCCCCAATAGACAGCTCATTTAACTCTTTAATTTGGTATTCAAGAAGTTGTTTTTGAGCTTGGTTTTGCTGACTGTTTTCACGTAACTCTTTTAAGTGGTTATCGGCTTGTCGCCAGGCTTGGTAAGCATTACGTGTCGATTTCAACAGGTTCAAGTGGCCTGCGTATTGATCAAGCATGGCCATTTGGTAATCGCTTTTCATTAACTGATGGTGCGCGTGTTGACCATGAATGTTGATCAACAGCTGCCCAAGCGATTTCAATTGTGAAAGAGGGACAGGACTGCCGTTGATGAATGCGCGAGAGCGACCTTCTTTAGAGATGGTTCTGCGTAGGATGCATTCACCGCCATCAAGCAGTTCATTGTCTTCTAACCAGCGGGTAGCATGCAGATTGTTCTCAAGTAAAAAAGCAGCACTGACTTCGGTTTTCTCTTCACCTTGTCTTACCATTCCTGCATCTGATCTTCCCCCAAGACATAAGCCTAAGGCATCGATCGCGATAGATTTACCCGCCCCCGTTTCACCGGTGATTGTTGTCATGCCTTTAGAGAGTTCTAGCTGTAAAGACTTAACAATAGCGAAATTATTAACACTTAAATGAGCCAGCATTTTTATTTACCTGTATAACTGAACAATACTGTATATAAGCTCAGTATATACTGTTTCTTTATACAGTAAAGTCGACAGGTGAAATTTTTTTGTGACCGCTCTCAGAATTGAGGTTGTCTGTAGATTACTGAAAGCAATATAGATTCCCAACTCAGTCGTTTCTCCCTCTTGGGAATGACGGTGTCTTGAGGATTGCTAGTAGTCGTCATTCCCTACGGCGACGGAGGAGTCTGAGAGGGAATCTGCTTTTGTTAGCTAATTCTTATTTAGTGCTCTTCGTGATTTTTGTTTTGGTAGTTTTAAGAGCTCAATATCAAGGGGGAAGAATGAAGCAACCTGCAATTTATATTCTAGCTAATCGTTCGAATTCAGTTTTGTACATAGGCGTTACTGGGAACCTCAAGCAAAGGACCTGGCAGCATAAAGCCGGAGATTTAGAGGGTTTTACTAAGAAGTACAATGTTGACAAGTTAGTCTATTTTGAAGTTTTCGAAGACTTTAGAGCAGCGATTGAGAGAGAAAAACAGCTAAAGAAATGGAATCGTTCATGGAAGGAAATATTGATTAGTGAGCTGAACCCTAGTCGACGTGATCTCTACGACGAAATATTATGAGATTTCCAATTCAGTCATTCCCTACGGCGACGAAGGAGTGTGATAGAGAATCTGCTTTTGTAGTTTGTTTCCGTGTCAGAGATTCCAGATAACTCGTTCCTCGTTTCTGGAATGACGTTTGTTTTTGAAGCTTGGTGTTCGCTGTCGTCATTCCCTACAGCGACGAAGGAGCGTGATAGGGAATCTTTTAGGCAATAAAAAAGGCTGACAAATATCGTCAGCCTTTTTTATTTCGGTTATTACTAGAGTCGCTTTTCTCTTAGAACAGCTTACTCGACCAGCCTAGTTTGTTACGTAGAACATGGTAGTAGTTGTAGTCTTTAGGGTGGATCAGCTTGAGCACGTTAGGGCTTTGATAAATGTGGATCTCATCACCAGGAGAAACAGGTAGCGAGATTTGACCATCGCAGCTAACTTCTTGGGTTCCACGGTTATCTGGCGATACGATAAGCTTGATTCGACGCTTTCCATCCACCACCAGTGGTCGGCTTGAAAGGGTGTGCGGGAACATTGGCACTAATGAAATTGCATTTAGGCTTGATGACAGAATAGGGCCGCCGCCAGAAAGCGAGTAGGCCGTTGAACCTGTCGGTGTTGAGACTATCAAGCCATCAGAACGCTGTGAAAAGGCGAAGCTGTCATCGATATACACTTCAAACTCGATCATGTGCGCAACTTGACCTGGGTGAAGTACGGCTTCATTGAGTGCCGCGTTGTGGCTTTTTATTTGGCCGTGACGATGTATCTCTGTTTCGAGTAGGAATCGCTCTTCTTCCATAAACTCACCTTTAAGTACATCGGTGAGTGAGGTTTGGAAGTTTTCAGGGTTCAGGTCTGTCAGAAAACCTAAATTGCCTCGGTTAACACCGATGACTGAAATATCGAAACGCGACAAAATACGAGCGGCACCCAGCATATTGCCGTCGCCACCGACAACAATGGCGAGATCAGCACGTTTTCCTAGTTCAATTAGGCTAGAAAAATGTTCTTTAGGGATATCGTCTAAAATAGTGGCGAGCCTGTCATCAACAAACACTTGATAACCCTCAGCACTTAACCACTGATAGAGCTCTCTATGAGTCTGAATTGCTTGCTGATCTCGAGGTTTACCAATAATGGCGATGACTTCAAATGGCTTTTTCATAACGTTTCCAAACGAATTAGGCTTGAATCAAAATTCTTCATCCCCATAATAAAGGCAAGTTGAACGTCTATGCGAGTGTTTTATATCAATTTGGGGTGCAAACACACCTGTCACTTGCATTGAAAACGAATTCTGGAGAGATCATGAGCAACGAAGAAAACAAAGTAACGGAAGAAGAGCTAGATCAAATCATTGCTGAAGCTGAGAAAGTTGAAGAAGCTGAGCTAAATGAAGAGTCTGTTGATGAGCAAGAAGCAAAAATCGCTCAACTAGAAGCTGCACTGCTTTCTAGCGAATCTAAAGTGAAAGAGCAGCAAGATTCTGTACTACGCGCTAAAGCTGAAGTTGAGAATATGCGTCGTCGTACTGAGCAAGAAGTGGATAAAGCACGTAAATACGCGCTAAACAAATTCGCTGAAGGCCTACTACCCGTTATCGATAACCTAGAGCGTGCAGTACAAGCTGCAGATGCTGAGAACGAAGCGGTTAAGCCGATTCTTGAAGGCGTTGAGCTAACTCACAAAACGTTCGTAGACACAGTGGCTAAATTTGGTCTTACAGAGATCAACCCTGAAGGTGAAGCATTCAACCCTGAATACCACCAAGCAATGTCTATTCAAGAAAGCCCAGACCACGAGTCAAACACTGTGATGTTTGTTATGCAGAAAGGCTACGAGCTTAACGGCCGTGTTATTCGCCCTGCAATGGTAATGGTTGCTAAGTAATTGAGTTGCCGTTTGCTGAGCAGTTGATTGTTGCAATTGTGAAGTAAGAAAGTAGCGGCGACAAAATAATTCACTGGTTAACGTGAAATGAAAAGAGAGGCATATGCCTCTCTTTTTTATGCCTGTAACTTGAGAGTCCTCGTAAATAGTCATCAAAATCGCATTAAGAATGTCGTTCTTTTTATTTTATCCAGATCAACGATTTAGAGTTTTATGTTATGAAACTGGTTGTTAATTAAGAAATGTTCCGATGTCACACTTGTAATGTTTTTGTAAATAAATGCTTTTAATTGTTATCTTTGTATGTAAAATCCACTGCGATATAGCGATTTTAGTCGCATATATAACTATAAAAGTACAAAATTTAAACACAACAAACTGGAGAAGAACGATGGATAAATCGCTCTCAAGTAAGATTTTTGTAGGCTTGTTTGCTGGCCTAATTATTGGTACTGCTATTCAGTACCTATTCAGCGGCATTGCTATTTTCGATACGTACCTACTCGGCGCTGCTGAAGGTGCTGGTGGTATGTTCGTATCACTTATCAAGTTGCTTGTAGTACCTCTTGTATACGTATC encodes the following:
- the recN gene encoding DNA repair protein RecN codes for the protein MLAHLSVNNFAIVKSLQLELSKGMTTITGETGAGKSIAIDALGLCLGGRSDAGMVRQGEEKTEVSAAFLLENNLHATRWLEDNELLDGGECILRRTISKEGRSRAFINGSPVPLSQLKSLGQLLINIHGQHAHHQLMKSDYQMAMLDQYAGHLNLLKSTRNAYQAWRQADNHLKELRENSQQNQAQKQLLEYQIKELNELSIGEEEYEDLEQEHKRLSNSGELASTCQQAIELIYEGEEVNALGILQSANNSLIQLAELDERLAELPNLLSEAIIQIEETNNELRTYLDCIDVDPGRMAYVEERFSKVMSMSRKHHVLPEELYKHHQDLLQQVEALDCSDEKLEELANEVENQYQSFVAKSEKLHKSRTRYAKELNKLITQSMHELSMEKAQFAIEVNNTNTHPSPLGMDNVTFIVSTNPGQPMQPIAKVASGGELSRISLAIQVITAQKVDTPSLIFDEVDVGISGPTAAVVGKMLRTLGESTQVMCVTHLPQVAGCGHQQLFVAKNTKSGKTETQMHTLDEQQRISELARLLGGSQITESTLANAKELLIAA
- a CDS encoding GIY-YIG nuclease family protein, with protein sequence MKQPAIYILANRSNSVLYIGVTGNLKQRTWQHKAGDLEGFTKKYNVDKLVYFEVFEDFRAAIEREKQLKKWNRSWKEILISELNPSRRDLYDEIL
- the nadK gene encoding NAD(+) kinase, whose amino-acid sequence is MKKPFEVIAIIGKPRDQQAIQTHRELYQWLSAEGYQVFVDDRLATILDDIPKEHFSSLIELGKRADLAIVVGGDGNMLGAARILSRFDISVIGVNRGNLGFLTDLNPENFQTSLTDVLKGEFMEEERFLLETEIHRHGQIKSHNAALNEAVLHPGQVAHMIEFEVYIDDSFAFSQRSDGLIVSTPTGSTAYSLSGGGPILSSSLNAISLVPMFPHTLSSRPLVVDGKRRIKLIVSPDNRGTQEVSCDGQISLPVSPGDEIHIYQSPNVLKLIHPKDYNYYHVLRNKLGWSSKLF
- the grpE gene encoding nucleotide exchange factor GrpE, with the translated sequence MSNEENKVTEEELDQIIAEAEKVEEAELNEESVDEQEAKIAQLEAALLSSESKVKEQQDSVLRAKAEVENMRRRTEQEVDKARKYALNKFAEGLLPVIDNLERAVQAADAENEAVKPILEGVELTHKTFVDTVAKFGLTEINPEGEAFNPEYHQAMSIQESPDHESNTVMFVMQKGYELNGRVIRPAMVMVAK